A genomic window from Pecten maximus chromosome 6, xPecMax1.1, whole genome shotgun sequence includes:
- the LOC117329378 gene encoding allene oxide synthase-lipoxygenase protein-like → MASTTHTVWVTTGDKKNAGTDANVSVRFHSGDGSKTTDVIKLDNFFRNDFERGRKDTFSVSLPVIGNIDNIELWRDSAGLGDEWFLDIVEVLCRTSGNKYVFPFYRWIKADYHYRIRHLDTSLPSETDPFKDQRKMELAEMKKIYEIHAQAPGLPGQVKNLPSDENFSDDYKWDIQSKKINLKLTSKIQEYFTGTWNNLEDLKNVYTKESLFLPDSANHWQDDEYFGSQRLTKVNHSVIRLCTAIPANLAVTDEMVKTIIEGLSLQQAMDAKRLFYIDYKMLEDIPCSGDRMICAPIGLFFVNKEKKLMPVAIQLKQNPGQDNPVFLPTDPEYVWLTAKLWFNNADCSYHQAFTHLGATHLMMEGTAVVTNRNLSKSHPVFKLLAPHSLYLLAINTRALGKLVSPGGWVDKAMSIGRLGMFEIVRRETSKWRMDVEGTLPKDLESRGVLDENVLPGYYYREDALPLYSIIRKYVGDYLALYYDSQQKLQGDKEIQGWAQELVKPVPDGGCGIKGVPGEGKFETIDQLSQCLTSIIFTCSVAHAATNFAQYDQYGFPPAYPAAMNGKPPTDKTPVKEECVLAALPDKATTLDTMIITKILSDKGTNSLGDFEVQYIFDPAALVVVEEFRHDLKLLSLAIKEKNKKRMPIYPWLDPEEVPNAISI, encoded by the exons ATGGCGTCCACTACCCACACTGTGTGGGTTACTACGGGAGACAAGAAGAATGCCGGTACGGATGCCAATGTATCTGTACGTTTCCACAGCGGGGATGGAAGTAAGACTACTGATGTCATCAAGTTGGATAATTTCTTCAGGAACGACTTTGAAAGAGGACGAAAAGACACCTTCTCGGTGTCTTTGCCCGTTATTGGCAATATCGACAACATAGAGTTGTGGCGAGATTCTGCTGGTCTGGGTGACGAGTGGTTCCTAGATATAGTCGAGGTATTGTGTAGAACATCAGGCAATAAGTACGTCTTCCCTTTTTACCGTTGGATCAAAGCAGATTATCACTACCGCATACGCCATCTTGATACGTCACTTCCGTCTGAAACGGACCCCTTCAAAGATCAACGTAAGATGGAACTAGCAGAAATGAAAAAGATTTATGAAATCCATGCCCAGGCTCCAGGACTTCCTGGACAA GTGAAAAATCTACCTTCTGACGAAAATTTTTCGGATGATTATAAA TGGGATATACAGAGCAAGAAAATCAACCTGAAGCTTACTTCAAAAATACAGGAATACTTCACTGGTACATGGAATAACCTGGAGGATCTAAAAAATGTCTACACCAAGGAGAGTCTATTTCTACCAGAC AGTGCTAACCACTGGCAGGATGATGAGTATTTTGGAAGCCAGAGATTGACAAAAGTGAACCACTCCGTCATACGCCTCTGTACGGCAATACCAGCCAA TTTGGCAGTGACTGACGAAATGGTCAAGACCATCATAGAAGGCCTTTCTCTTCAACAAGCAATGGATGCCAAGCGTCTCTTCTACATTGATTACAAAATGCTTGAAGATATACCATGTTCAGGAGACAGAATG ATATGTGCTCCAATCGGTCtgttttttgtcaataaagaGAAAAAATTGATGCCAGTTGCCATACAGCTGAAACAGAATCCTGGACAGGACAACCCG GTGTTTTTACCCACAGATCCAGAATACGTCTGGCTTACAGCTAAACTATGGTTTAACAATGCAGACTGTTCGTATCATCAAGCGTTCACTCATCTTG GTGCCACACACTTGATGATGGAAGGTACAGCGGTAGTGACCAATCGGAACCTGTCCAAGTCACATCCGGTCTTCAAGCTCCTCGCTCCACACTCTCTTTATTTGCTGGCTATTAATAC ACGAGCACTTGGAAAGCTGGTTAGTCCTGGAGGTTGGGTGGACAAAGCTATGTCAATCGGTCGTCTAGGGATGTTTGAAATTGTCAGAAGAGA AACTAGTAAATGGAGAATGGATGTTGAAGGAACACTGCCGAAAGACCTTGAAAGCAGAGGT GTACTGGATGAAAATGTGTTACCCGGTTACTATTACCGTGAAGATGCCTTACCGCTGTACAGCATCATCAGGAAATATGTCGGCGACTACTTAGCACTGTATTATG ATTCACAACAAAAGTTACAGGGAGACAAGGAAATACAAGGTTGGGCCCAAGAGCTGGTAAAACCAGTACCTGATGGAGGATGTGGAATAAAG GGTGTACCGGGAGAGGGCAAGTTCGAGACCATAGATCAGCTTTCACAATGTTTGACCAGCATCATTTTCACGTGCAGCGTAGCACACGCTGCTACAAATTTCGCTCAATACGACCAGTATGGCTTCCCTCCAGCATATCCAGCCGCAATGAATGGGAAACCACCCACAGACAAG ACGCCAGTGAAAGAGGAGTGCGTTCTGGCTGCTCTTCCAGATAAAGCTACCACACTGGACACGATGATCATCACCAAGATCCTCAGTGACAAGGGCACTAACAGCCTCGGGGACTTCGAAGTCCAGTATATATTTGATCCTGCAGCCCTTGTAGTTGTCGAAGA GTTTCGACACGACTTGAAGCTGTTGTCTCTGGcaatcaaagaaaaaaacaagaaacgTATGCCGATTTACCCATGGTTAGACCCCGAGGAGGTTCCGAACGCCATCAGTATCTAA